DNA from Branchiostoma lanceolatum isolate klBraLanc5 chromosome 9, klBraLanc5.hap2, whole genome shotgun sequence:
AACTaaaattcctgtggacacatgcAGATTGTTCACAATactactgttaatgcatttaagctacgtggtttttatttcgcgctaaggggaaattgagtgttcgcggtggtgttaatttcgcggcagtgctatagttacatactgctacagtattggacaaaaatgttcgcggtggttttaagttcgcggtgaaacggttgcagcgaaaaccgcgaacataaaaccatcgcgaacatttctgcatttacagtatgccatTGTGCTCgccccctgaggcgtcgccaaaatggcAGTAGGGTAGCCTGCTGTGGGCCTTGGTGGCTATGAAAATTGTACGATGATATGGCGAAATTTTAAACATGCTTCAAATCCTGTATCAGCTTATTTTCCGTCGCACGACGCTCAGCAATGGCTAATTTTACCTCCGATTCACCTGCAATTGACCCAagtactattctccaagcagaggtttcggtcgagtggggtaggggTGTCCGGGATTTTTGCATCAGGGCGGGGCTATCCTTTCAGCATCGGTGTCGCTACCCCGCCCTGCCACCAATTAATTCATCGTTTGGCAAATCCTTTTATTGCACGGGATTATCCGCATTCCGCCACATTGGGGACAGTGTCCAGCCAGCTGCGATGGCCCCATCCTGCCTTCTATATTGTCTACTCTCAATGGCAGACGTCACTGCACGAAACTTTTCGACACAACAGAGTGAATAGCCTGGAAACcgtaccatcgggggctccccgatatctctacggcgctgggggttatccccgcccgcccagacagcttagtccgctcgggatGTGTTTATGGTATTGGATTAGATTAGTTGGAACTCTCTATTgcagctaaagtagaaaggctgcgaaattctatatgacagctaagtagacaggatGACAGAAACGGCacaataaataataataactttattgctcaacaattgtacaaggtacagagtatggcattcactggtacatagataacattctactaggctaatccgtctatcttatacaatatggtgtactagtctatcttatacaatatggtgtagtagtatgggatgacaatgggattttacaattattggaagcaatacacccctaagccgacccctagagactagGAGTAGGACCAGGCTACAGAGTgaagggagagaaacgttaaaaatcccggacactcctaccccactcgaccgaaacctctgcttggagaatacccaAGTACGCTTATTGataagcccattcgcggttccgactacgcatgtgcagtgtaaaaggtaaaggcccccgagacgtaaacaaaactcgtctgggcgttgttatgcaaatctagacaatgtcgagacgagcactgtttacaagccaagggccttcaccttttacactgcacatgcgtagtaggaaccgtgaatgggcttattaccTGACCCTATCGTACGATGACCTACGAAGTTTGTTACCACGACTTTATATACCTAAACTATCATACCCGATTTTTCTCAAACGTACGACGCACGGCGCTTTGGTTACGAATAAAAAACCCTATTGCAAGTACATCGTGCAATGTCTGTGATTTATAGTCTCTACGTATAccggactaactacgccagccatagggagaatatttgtcagGGTTTCATTGGAAGGCTCCGAATGTggtcttcaccgtggactgactctactggctaatcgtttttctgccgaattctacgatccgtacgccCGTATTGGGGCCTGATGGGGGCTAATTTGTGATGACCGTAGCTTAAAAAAGACAGACAGGCCCTGGAAAAACGAGTTGTCGAAAATCTTGATTTATTGTGCACGTGGCACAACATGTGTGAAGATACTCTTGGGAAAGCTTCTTTGAAATGCAAAGTAAGGTAGATTAGATTAGATCACCTGAGAATTATTTCCTTGCAGCCCATAAAGCTACGTATCATTTTCAATGTGCTCTAGACGGAGTGTGGTCTACACCTGTCTCATTTAGTTTTCTTTAAGACATTTCGTAAGAAATCCTTGCAGAGAAGACAATACAAAATGGACAACGTATTCGCAGACGTAGATACGCACGCCTTACTGTCGATGGAAGACAAGGAGTTGAAGATTTACCGACAAAAGATTAtggcagaaaaacaacaacacgacTGGGAAATGAGACTACTGGAGAAGGAAAGACGACTAGCTTGGAACTCCGACAGGTGAGAAGCCACCAGTTTAGTTCCAATCCGTGTAATTGTTTGACGGAGGCACTGACTCAGCTGGGTCTCACCACCCTGTCGGAAAGGCGCGAAAGActttgtttgaagtttggcAGATCCCTGCTAGGTTTCCAATTCGAACACTGGCTACCGAGTAGAAGATCCGAAATCTCGGGTAGATGCACACGTAATGGGCACAAACTGAACATTCCTAGGGCAAATACACTGAGATTCAGTAACTCACCGATACCGTACCTCACGAAACTGCTTAACCAGTATGGTTACTGAATCTTGGTGTGTTTGCCTTGGGAGTGTTCAGTTCAGTAACTAGTATATTTTTTCTGCACCATTTTTGCGaatgttgctaatttttttgAGAAACAATAGTGTCTAGAATGTGTTTTATGTACCGGACTTTATATATGAATGTGATTGTATGTACGCCGACAGCAGTGTAAATTGTGAACGTACTGTACATTGGTCTTTCAATTTAGTGTATGTAAACTGCGACAAGGCAATAAAAtacatcttatcttatcttgttATATCGTATAATCATAAGCTGCAGTAAATACTTAAGTAAGTAATAGTTGTAACAGAAAAGCTGTGCAATTCATCCCATACGGCTGCAATACAGGCTTTTATTATACCTGCTAAATTTTTGCATTTCACACCTGTgttgcagtgcaatgtgaaccagtcagaattgcattgaggaaggtgacagatggtcactgaaacggttgaataaatcacttgttgtgtaaaaagagcaTTTTTATTCAGAGTTTGAGACtgctgttaaaggcaaccaaagcaatgttagggcccaaaataaggaaataaaaaagatgctgaaatcttaatggtagtgacatttactaacactatatttagcacatttgcgtaaaaACTTTAAACGTACCGTATGATGATTCAATCAGTTTCGTGAGTCCTAAAACCCTGGCGAGTTCTCACGTCataacgacgtcatatttttgcatgatggacgtcgctatacatatTGTGATAACGTTGTTTTATCTAGAGATTtcccgattttcgggccctaatattgcttgagtttcctttaacattttctatttcaaaacttcagGGTCGAACAGAGCCGACTGGTGTCTCGTCTGGAGAACATTAACAAACGCATTCAGGAGATAAACCAGGAAATCTCCAGGAAACAGACACAGGTGATGAGAACGTTGCTTTCAGACCCAAAGCTACCCTTACAAGGAGAATGCACACACAAGAAATCGTCGAAGAAATCGGACAAAAACGAGAACATTACAGTTTTAGCTGGTATGCCATTTCTGTCTTCAACTTGGCTGGGAGGCATGGGGTACCTAGAGGGGTTCCAAGACTCGCAAGGCAGTACCCAAAAGCAAGGAGGTCTCAAACTTGACCCTGACGCAAAGCCCTTTAAGAGTCCAGCAACTTCCATACCAGAGCACCCTTCCATACAGCAGACACGGTACCATATCCCCGTGGTAGCTGAAACATCCAGTCCCttggaaacaaaaaacaaggacGCCTCGTCGCAGAAGTTGCCGTCAAAAGATAAAAAGAAGAACGTCGTCCACAAACGTGCTGCGGAAACCACCGACGAAGACGCCAAGGAACCAGTCAAACCCAGACTACCTCGACGTCAAAGTATGGACCCAAAACTTCTCGCATCCATCTTGAACGTTGATGAATATTCAGTTCAAAAACAGAACCAGGTTTTCCAGAGGGTGAGACTGAACTCAGACGCGGCTCTTAGAATAATCGCCGACGACACGCAAGAAAATCCAGAAGGAAACGAAAAGAAGACAACGAATAAGATGGCCTCGTCCAAGCTCCAGCGTAGAGCGAGCGTAGCATCCATGCATATGTCGAGTGACTTGTTAAAAGTCGGCTTCCCTGATTGGAAGGCTAGGGAAAAAATGTTCCCGATAACGTGGCCGAACACCAAGCAGTCACCGACTGGCTGCAGTTCCGTCTCTCGGGACAGGAGAAACTCCCTACCGTCTGTGTCTTCCACGACTCACGGCAAGTTTACGAAGCTGGGTTCAACTGCTCCAAGAAGGAAGAGAATCGTTTCgacaccaaatatgaaaaccACGTCGTTGGACAAGCTCGAAAACGTGGTCGAAGAAAGCGAGGAACACTCACACAAGTTGGAACGGGAGGCAACCATGAAGAATTTGATACAAAGTGTCATGTCGATCAATCGCACTTTTCCAATATCACTACGGAAGAAAGAAATATAGAGGCAACGGTTTCAAGACATGACATGGCAAACATGTCGTCACAGGGTAAAACTACGTAGTAAATATTAGAGAATCGTTTTCTGTTCTGTTAGCTATGTTTCTTAGCAGgcctgtacgtttgggaccgcattgtacGTGGATACCGttccctgtaacagtgtatattatgtaaatacttttcctttgggaccgcatctgtaagcagcgacacctgtgctgcagtgcaatgtgaaccagtcagaattgccctaaggaaggtgacagattgtcaccgaaacgtcggttgaataaattacttggttatgtaaaaaaaagtatttttattcaggCGTTATACAGTTTTGAGATTCATAGTTAATTTGCTATATTGGTACTCATAGTTAATTCGCTTTAACGTTTGGAGGGTGACAAACTTGGATATAAGATCCCTGGTGAAATGAATTCCATCATCggagtgatgaaaattcaaagttTAGGTCATTTGTTTACATAATAAGTTAGATGAACATAAACACATTGTCTAGCGGGTACAAATGAAACGTTGCCGTACGATATGAACGTGTATGAACGTGTTTGAAACCTGGGAAGTGTTTTTAAAATCGGCTTTGTTTTTGATCAATAGTAATGGACTAGTACTAGTTCAACTGCTGGTCTTTTGGGACACGAAATGTAATAAAATGCCAAAGGAATGTTCAAGATCAAGAAGTCGTCACAAAACAAAGTCATGAAACATTTTGTTCTGGAGAATATTTGTTGTTCTGGGTCCAAAATCCTACAACAGGGCCCGGGGCCTTTAAACATATTATATGTGGCCCAAGTACATGTAGGGTTGTAGGTAATTAGACTCAAGAGAAGAATAGTGGCAATTACATCCTtgtaacatatgtaagttagttgaaggtgtacatcacttttgcatagataatgtaaATATGcaggtaatttgcataatctattatgaaatgtaaacatTATATTCAGCCAAAAGAAAGGACTGTCACAAATATAGTCTATGTAATTTCGGTAGAGAAGACCATCGTTtaaaatagattatgctaattacagACATATTTGTGTCATCAATAAGAcatgataaaacaataaatgaggtatgaggtctccgaactcttttgttgtcttaaacattttgttgtgctaaatcacattttaacattttgcataatattcgaattgtaaaatcaaatatcaaacaaatcaATTGTTGATCACTGTACAGTTACTCAGTGACAGTGCTCCGCCCTCGGGCTACCAACAAAATCCTTGGGAGGgcggggctgtaccaaatccacataaactCGCCCCGCCCATCCTTTAACTATTACATCTACCAATGAGGTTTTGCATCTACTAGTATAATAACGTTTTAACACGCTCGCCCCAgtctggtcaccagtctctacgggccGGTTTAGGGGTGTTTTACGGGGTCCGGTCTGCTATGTTGACTCGTTTCTGTTAGCCTGTCAATAGCTGGCGTATAGAGTTATCTCTACggcagcctgggtaccagacctttcgcgcgatgcgatgataaacccttttgggcggggaagacctagtagtagggatagagttggcacccgggagcgcttggcagccgaactctgaCTTCTATGGcgctaattagtgggccgtgtgctatctgtggcggcggcacgagttgcttccccggccgagggattagcgccaggagcgcggtggtctggcacccaggctatctcTTCGGTAGCGAACTGATTAAGCCAATCCCGTAGACTCACCCCCGAGCGGACATATCTCtttgggcgggcgggcat
Protein-coding regions in this window:
- the LOC136442453 gene encoding uncharacterized protein, with amino-acid sequence MDNVFADVDTHALLSMEDKELKIYRQKIMAEKQQHDWEMRLLEKERRLAWNSDRVEQSRLVSRLENINKRIQEINQEISRKQTQVMRTLLSDPKLPLQGECTHKKSSKKSDKNENITVLAGMPFLSSTWLGGMGYLEGFQDSQGSTQKQGGLKLDPDAKPFKSPATSIPEHPSIQQTRYHIPVVAETSSPLETKNKDASSQKLPSKDKKKNVVHKRAAETTDEDAKEPVKPRLPRRQSMDPKLLASILNVDEYSVQKQNQVFQRVRLNSDAALRIIADDTQENPEGNEKKTTNKMASSKLQRRASVASMHMSSDLLKVGFPDWKAREKMFPITWPNTKQSPTGCSSVSRDRRNSLPSVSSTTHGKFTKLGSTAPRRKRIVSTPNMKTTSLDKLENVVEESEEHSHKLEREATMKNLIQSVMSINRTFPISLRKKEI